In one Desulfoferula mesophila genomic region, the following are encoded:
- a CDS encoding carboxymuconolactone decarboxylase family protein, with translation MPRIEELAPEQMDRQQAEIWQEVVQGRPSTNGPFNVWLRAPGMARWASRLGEHLRLHTVLDPRLSELAILVGARHWNCAAEWAIHEPFARRAGLSPEVITSINYKMEPEFEAQDEAAVYAFCRQALELTKVEQDTYERCLEFLGEEGIVELTGIVGYYCMVALSLNVFEVPAPQGAQQELSLGKMA, from the coding sequence ATGCCCCGGATAGAAGAATTAGCCCCGGAACAGATGGATCGGCAGCAGGCCGAAATATGGCAAGAGGTGGTACAAGGCCGCCCCAGCACCAACGGGCCCTTCAACGTGTGGCTGCGCGCGCCGGGCATGGCCCGCTGGGCCTCGCGCCTGGGGGAGCATTTGCGCCTGCACACCGTCCTGGACCCCCGCCTGTCAGAGCTGGCCATTTTGGTGGGAGCCCGCCACTGGAACTGCGCCGCCGAGTGGGCCATTCACGAGCCCTTCGCCCGGCGGGCGGGCCTGTCCCCGGAGGTGATCACCAGCATCAATTACAAGATGGAGCCGGAGTTCGAGGCCCAGGACGAGGCTGCGGTTTACGCCTTTTGCCGCCAGGCCCTGGAGCTGACCAAGGTGGAGCAGGACACCTATGAACGCTGCCTGGAGTTCTTGGGGGAAGAGGGCATCGTGGAGCTAACCGGCATCGTTGGCTACTATTGCATGGTGGCCCTGAGTCTAAACGTGTTCGAGGTGCCCGCGCCCCAGGGGGCCCAGCAGGAGTTGAGCCTGGGCAAGATGGCCTAG
- a CDS encoding Lon protease family protein has translation MPSSSPPPLDVAQLRRVFDPALVPFETTDQAPECLDSVVGQARAKEALSFGLAMQDMDFHVYVAGTQRTGRTHLVTTFLNRLAAEQPPPPDWVYVHNFQEPDEPKALSLPPGGGRHLAKQMNKLLDNMKAAIPELFEGEDYTRRKDNLTNEFKRARSDIFSQLDSQAREQGYVLKFEPTGIMVAPAGEDGEPLPDAALRDMSEEQREDLRQKSDVIQAKVTEALRAVNAQEKELQEALNNLNKDLVLQAVGHMLSDMHEEYAGQQPVLDYLDQVQQDLVTNYEHFKQKEKSPMPFPVPTEEPDFREYQVNVFVDNSAAQGAPVVVEHNPTYPNLFGRIERQAQFGALLTDFTLLKPGALHRANGGYLVLPVMDLLRYWLPWEGLKRALRDRKVKMEDVMEQLGYMITRTLRPEPIPLNLKVVLVGDSELYHLLYVHDQQFPKLFKVRAQMSEYMDWGEAEVGEFINHLCRVSRREELRPLHRSAVARLIERAAEMSGDSEHLTLRLADLEDLVKESNFHAGQAGRENITAEDVTTAIAGRRRRGAMMEEHLREATTRGFINIATDGAAQGQINGLAVYDLGDYAFGKPSRISASVGLGKEGLTNIDREADLSGPFHNKGVLIIGGFLQRRFARRAPLALKASLVFEQSYGMVDGDSASLAEVITLLSELAQVPLRQDLAITGSMDQHGRAQAIGGVNLKIEGFFRLCQERGLTGKQGVVIPTANLKNLMLHPDVVAAVAEGKFAVYAVDAMDQALELFTGLPAGERGEDDAYPEGSVNYLAERQLEAMRQAIKDMANKDDK, from the coding sequence ATGCCTTCATCTTCCCCTCCACCCCTGGACGTCGCCCAACTGCGGCGGGTTTTCGATCCCGCCCTGGTTCCCTTTGAAACCACCGATCAAGCCCCGGAGTGCCTCGACTCCGTGGTGGGCCAAGCCCGGGCCAAGGAGGCCTTGAGCTTCGGCCTGGCCATGCAGGACATGGATTTCCACGTCTATGTGGCCGGTACCCAGCGTACCGGCCGGACCCACCTGGTAACGACTTTCCTAAACCGTCTGGCCGCCGAGCAGCCCCCGCCGCCGGACTGGGTCTACGTGCATAACTTCCAAGAACCCGACGAGCCCAAGGCCCTGAGCCTGCCTCCGGGCGGGGGCCGCCACTTGGCCAAGCAGATGAACAAGCTCTTGGACAACATGAAGGCGGCCATCCCCGAGCTGTTCGAGGGGGAGGACTACACCCGGCGCAAGGACAACCTCACCAACGAGTTCAAGCGCGCGCGCAGCGACATATTCTCCCAGCTCGATTCCCAGGCCAGGGAGCAGGGCTACGTGCTCAAGTTCGAGCCCACCGGGATCATGGTGGCCCCGGCCGGCGAGGACGGCGAACCCCTGCCCGACGCCGCCCTGCGGGATATGAGCGAAGAGCAGCGCGAGGATCTGCGCCAAAAAAGCGACGTGATCCAGGCCAAGGTGACCGAGGCCCTGCGCGCGGTTAACGCCCAGGAAAAAGAGCTGCAAGAGGCCCTGAACAATCTCAACAAGGATCTGGTGCTCCAGGCGGTGGGCCACATGCTCTCCGACATGCACGAGGAGTACGCCGGGCAGCAGCCGGTACTGGATTACCTGGACCAGGTGCAGCAGGATCTGGTGACCAACTACGAGCACTTCAAACAAAAGGAAAAGTCGCCGATGCCCTTCCCGGTGCCCACCGAGGAGCCGGACTTCCGCGAGTACCAGGTGAACGTGTTCGTGGACAACTCGGCCGCCCAGGGCGCGCCGGTGGTGGTGGAGCACAACCCCACCTATCCCAACCTCTTTGGCCGCATCGAGCGCCAGGCCCAGTTCGGCGCCTTGCTCACCGACTTCACCCTGCTCAAGCCCGGGGCCCTGCACCGGGCCAACGGCGGCTACCTGGTGCTGCCGGTCATGGACTTGCTGCGCTACTGGCTGCCCTGGGAGGGGCTCAAACGGGCGCTCAGGGACCGCAAGGTGAAGATGGAAGACGTCATGGAGCAACTGGGCTACATGATCACCCGCACCCTGCGGCCCGAGCCCATTCCCTTGAACCTCAAGGTGGTGCTGGTGGGCGACAGCGAGCTCTATCACCTGCTCTACGTGCACGACCAGCAGTTCCCCAAGCTGTTCAAGGTGCGGGCCCAGATGAGCGAATACATGGACTGGGGCGAGGCGGAGGTGGGCGAGTTCATCAACCACCTGTGCCGCGTCAGCCGCCGGGAGGAGCTGAGGCCCCTGCACCGGAGCGCCGTGGCCCGGCTCATCGAGCGGGCGGCGGAGATGTCCGGCGACAGCGAGCACCTGACCCTGCGCCTGGCCGACCTGGAGGATCTGGTCAAGGAGAGCAACTTCCACGCGGGGCAGGCGGGGCGGGAAAACATAACCGCCGAGGACGTGACCACGGCCATCGCCGGGCGCCGGCGGCGCGGGGCCATGATGGAGGAGCACCTGCGCGAGGCCACCACCCGGGGCTTCATCAACATCGCCACCGACGGAGCGGCCCAGGGTCAGATCAACGGCCTGGCGGTCTACGACCTGGGCGACTACGCCTTTGGCAAGCCCAGCCGCATCTCGGCCAGCGTGGGCCTGGGCAAGGAGGGGCTGACCAACATCGACCGCGAGGCCGATCTCTCCGGCCCCTTCCACAACAAGGGGGTGCTGATCATCGGCGGCTTCTTGCAAAGGCGCTTCGCGCGCCGGGCGCCGCTGGCCCTCAAGGCCAGCCTGGTGTTCGAGCAGAGCTACGGCATGGTGGACGGCGACTCCGCCTCTCTGGCCGAGGTGATAACCCTGCTCTCCGAGCTGGCCCAGGTGCCCCTGCGCCAAGACCTGGCCATCACCGGCAGCATGGACCAGCATGGCCGGGCCCAGGCCATCGGCGGGGTGAATCTCAAGATCGAGGGCTTCTTCCGCCTGTGCCAAGAGCGGGGCCTCACCGGCAAGCAGGGGGTGGTGATCCCCACCGCCAACCTTAAAAACCTCATGCTGCACCCGGACGTGGTGGCCGCGGTGGCCGAGGGCAAGTTCGCGGTCTACGCGGTGGACGCCATGGACCAGGCCCTGGAGCTGTTCACCGGCCTGCCCGCCGGGGAGCGCGGCGAGGACGATGCCTACCCCGAAGGCTCGGTGAACTACCTGGCCGAGCGGCAGCTGGAGGCCATGCGCCAGGCGATCAAGGATATGGCCAACAAGGACGACAAATAA
- a CDS encoding aconitate hydratase — MAKSLTRKIIEAHLSEGSFEPGKEISLIIDQTLTQDATGTLAALEFEALGLERVRTEVSVSYVDHNILQADFKNPDDHRFLRSFAARYGLWFSPPGNGICHQLHALFFGRPGATLLGSDSHTPHGGGLGMLAMGAGGLDVAAAMAGVPFSLPCPKVLGVRLVGELSPWVGAKDVILELLRRLTVKGGVGLVLEYFGPGVETLNLYQRTAITNMGAELGATGSIFPSDEQTRRFLAEQGREEAWQPLAADPDCDDYDRVEEIDLSALEPLVACPSSPDAVRPAAQLTDVPVEQVIIGSCGGGSYWDLMILAAALKDKHPAPGVSLAVNPGSRQALAQIAANGTLGDLLEAGVRLHQAGCLGCIGMSQAPATGTASVRTFPRNFPGRSGTKGDQVYLCGPQVAAATALAGHIADPRELGPAPVVPPAPPVRPNAMAAPPADGSGVEVLRGPNIAPFPQLEELTEDLSCTVTLKVGDNITTDHIMPAGSQILPLRSNVPAISRFVFAAVDESFADRTQAVGSAVVVGGDNYGQGSSREHAALAPRYLGVRVKIVKSFARIHRANLINFGIVPLVLADPADYDRLDEGQLIEFPGLKTALLEEVERYEAILEGQPLPLLIAASQREREILAAGGRLNYIKNML, encoded by the coding sequence ATGGCCAAATCGCTAACCCGGAAGATAATCGAAGCCCACCTCAGCGAAGGTTCCTTCGAGCCCGGCAAAGAAATTTCCCTCATAATCGACCAGACTCTCACCCAGGACGCCACCGGCACCTTGGCCGCTCTGGAATTCGAAGCCCTGGGTCTGGAAAGGGTGCGCACCGAGGTCAGCGTGTCCTACGTGGACCACAACATCCTGCAAGCCGATTTCAAGAACCCCGACGATCACCGCTTCCTGCGCAGCTTTGCGGCCCGCTACGGCTTGTGGTTCTCCCCGCCCGGCAACGGCATCTGCCATCAACTTCACGCGCTGTTCTTTGGCCGTCCCGGCGCCACCCTGCTGGGTTCAGACTCCCACACCCCCCATGGCGGGGGCCTGGGCATGCTGGCCATGGGAGCGGGCGGCCTGGACGTGGCCGCGGCCATGGCCGGGGTTCCCTTCTCCCTGCCCTGCCCCAAGGTATTGGGCGTGCGCCTGGTTGGCGAGCTCTCTCCCTGGGTGGGGGCCAAGGACGTCATTCTGGAGCTGCTCAGGCGTCTCACCGTAAAGGGCGGCGTGGGCCTGGTGCTGGAGTATTTCGGCCCCGGCGTGGAGACCCTCAACCTGTACCAGCGCACCGCCATTACCAACATGGGGGCCGAGCTGGGAGCCACGGGCAGCATCTTCCCCAGCGACGAGCAAACCAGGCGCTTTTTGGCCGAGCAGGGCCGTGAGGAGGCCTGGCAACCGCTGGCCGCCGACCCGGACTGCGACGACTACGACCGCGTGGAGGAGATCGACCTGAGCGCCTTGGAGCCCCTGGTGGCCTGCCCCTCCAGCCCGGACGCGGTGCGCCCCGCGGCCCAGCTTACCGACGTGCCGGTGGAGCAGGTGATCATCGGCTCCTGCGGCGGAGGCAGCTATTGGGACCTGATGATCCTGGCCGCCGCTCTCAAGGACAAGCACCCGGCCCCGGGGGTGAGCCTGGCGGTCAACCCCGGCTCGCGCCAGGCCTTAGCCCAGATCGCGGCCAACGGAACCCTGGGCGACCTGTTGGAGGCGGGGGTGCGCCTGCACCAGGCGGGCTGCCTGGGTTGCATCGGCATGAGCCAGGCCCCGGCCACGGGCACGGCCAGCGTGCGCACCTTCCCCCGCAACTTCCCCGGCCGCTCGGGCACCAAGGGCGACCAGGTGTACCTCTGCGGCCCCCAGGTGGCGGCGGCCACCGCCCTGGCCGGGCATATCGCCGACCCCCGGGAGCTGGGCCCGGCCCCGGTGGTGCCCCCCGCCCCGCCGGTGCGTCCCAACGCCATGGCCGCGCCGCCGGCCGACGGTTCCGGCGTGGAGGTGCTGCGCGGCCCCAACATCGCCCCCTTCCCCCAGTTGGAGGAGTTGACCGAGGATCTGAGCTGCACCGTGACCCTCAAGGTGGGCGACAACATCACCACCGATCACATCATGCCGGCGGGCAGCCAGATCCTGCCCCTGCGCTCCAACGTGCCGGCCATCAGCCGCTTCGTGTTCGCGGCGGTGGATGAAAGCTTCGCGGACCGCACCCAGGCCGTGGGCTCGGCCGTGGTGGTGGGTGGTGATAACTACGGCCAGGGCTCCAGCCGGGAGCACGCCGCGCTGGCCCCGCGCTATTTGGGGGTGCGGGTAAAGATCGTCAAGAGCTTCGCGCGCATCCATCGGGCCAACCTGATCAACTTCGGAATCGTCCCCCTGGTGCTGGCCGACCCGGCGGACTACGATCGCCTGGACGAAGGTCAACTCATCGAGTTCCCCGGCCTCAAGACCGCCCTACTCGAGGAAGTGGAGCGATACGAGGCCATTTTGGAAGGCCAGCCCTTGCCCTTGTTGATAGCGGCCAGCCAACGGGAGCGGGAGATCCTGGCCGCGGGCGGCAGGCTCAACTACATCAAGAATATGCTGTGA
- the mqnE gene encoding aminofutalosine synthase MqnE: MPPRMSTAMAGQEPALAQGLPPLELNPGLVSDPGLKPVAAKLIAGERLDAADGLALMTSQDLLGLGALAHAARLAKNGLATHYVLNRQINYSNICGNRCTFCAFWREPDGEGAYLLSPQEAAALAAEHPEMDLAELHIVGSCHPELGLDYYCELLRALGAARPKATLKAFTAAEIDHFACREGISAREVLKRFMDCGLRALTGGGAEVFSPRVRAKLCPTKTSGQRWLEVSGQAHALGLPTNATMLYGHIETPQERVEHLLALRDQQDLSGGFSAFIPLAFHPDNTGLGDISRTTGLDDLRVVAASRLLLDNIPHIKAYWVMLGPKVAQVALNFGADDLDGTIVEERITHTAGATTAKGMTEAELRHLITSAGFVPVRRDSFYRSLEQD; encoded by the coding sequence ATGCCTCCCAGAATGAGCACCGCCATGGCGGGTCAGGAGCCCGCTCTCGCCCAGGGCCTGCCGCCCTTGGAGTTGAACCCCGGCCTGGTGAGCGACCCGGGCCTGAAACCGGTGGCCGCCAAGCTTATCGCCGGCGAGCGCCTGGACGCCGCCGACGGCCTGGCCTTGATGACCAGCCAGGACCTCTTGGGCCTGGGCGCCCTGGCCCATGCCGCCCGCCTGGCCAAAAACGGCCTGGCCACCCATTACGTGCTCAACCGCCAGATCAACTACTCCAACATCTGCGGCAACCGCTGCACCTTCTGCGCCTTTTGGCGGGAGCCGGACGGCGAAGGGGCCTACCTGCTCTCTCCCCAAGAGGCCGCCGCCCTGGCCGCCGAGCACCCGGAAATGGATCTGGCCGAGCTGCACATCGTGGGCTCCTGTCATCCCGAACTGGGGCTGGATTACTATTGCGAGCTGCTGCGGGCCCTGGGCGCGGCCCGGCCCAAGGCCACCCTCAAGGCCTTTACCGCGGCCGAGATAGATCATTTCGCGTGCCGGGAAGGCATCTCCGCCCGGGAGGTGCTTAAGCGCTTCATGGACTGCGGCCTGCGGGCCCTTACCGGGGGCGGGGCCGAGGTGTTCTCTCCCCGGGTGCGGGCCAAGCTGTGCCCCACCAAGACCAGCGGCCAGCGCTGGCTGGAAGTGAGCGGCCAGGCCCACGCCCTGGGCCTGCCCACCAACGCCACCATGCTCTACGGGCACATCGAAACCCCCCAGGAACGGGTGGAGCACCTGCTGGCTCTGCGCGACCAACAGGACCTCAGCGGCGGCTTCAGCGCCTTCATCCCCCTGGCCTTCCACCCGGACAACACCGGCCTGGGCGATATCAGCCGCACCACCGGCCTGGACGACCTCAGGGTCGTGGCGGCCAGCCGCTTGCTGTTGGACAACATCCCCCACATCAAGGCCTATTGGGTCATGCTGGGGCCCAAGGTGGCCCAGGTGGCCCTGAACTTCGGGGCCGACGACCTGGACGGCACCATCGTGGAGGAGCGCATCACCCACACCGCCGGGGCCACCACGGCCAAGGGCATGACCGAGGCTGAGCTCAGGCACCTGATAACCTCGGCGGGCTTCGTGCCGGTCCGGCGCGACAGCTTCTACCGGAGCCTGGAGCAGGATTGA
- the mqnC gene encoding cyclic dehypoxanthinyl futalosine synthase has protein sequence MSPARRPSPALAQALQAAETGERLSPEQAVTLLTQAEFLELGRLAHAARLRHNPEPVVTYAVDRNINTTNECLSGCRFCAFFRPPGHAEGYVLTPEELGRKIDETLALGGTHILIQGGLHPKIGVEATCESFRFIKQHHPIHIHGLSPPEVVHMAQVDGLSISEAIERLRAAGLGSIPGGGAEILVDRVRSAIAPGKCDADQWLGVMAEAHRQGLMTTATMMFGSLDTVQDRVEHMRRLRELQEQSLSLGKGSFTAFIPWTFQPANTALSHLPPATAVDYLRTLAVSRLFLDNFPHVQASWVTQGAGIAQTALVFGADDLGSTMIEENVVAAAGVSFRLPREELVRLANDIGFAARQRDVFYNPV, from the coding sequence ATGTCCCCGGCCCGTCGCCCAAGCCCCGCCCTGGCCCAGGCCCTGCAAGCGGCCGAGACCGGCGAACGCCTCAGCCCCGAGCAGGCGGTGACCCTGCTCACCCAAGCCGAGTTTCTGGAGCTGGGCCGTCTGGCCCATGCCGCCCGGCTGCGCCACAACCCCGAGCCGGTGGTGACCTACGCGGTGGACCGTAACATCAACACCACCAACGAGTGCCTCTCGGGCTGCCGCTTCTGCGCCTTTTTCCGGCCTCCGGGACACGCCGAGGGCTACGTGCTCACCCCCGAGGAGCTGGGCCGCAAGATCGACGAGACCCTGGCCCTGGGCGGCACCCACATCCTCATCCAGGGCGGTCTGCACCCCAAGATCGGCGTAGAGGCCACCTGCGAGAGCTTCCGCTTCATCAAACAGCACCACCCCATTCACATCCACGGCCTGAGCCCGCCGGAGGTGGTGCACATGGCCCAGGTGGACGGCCTGAGCATCTCCGAGGCCATCGAACGGCTGCGGGCCGCCGGGCTGGGCTCCATCCCCGGCGGTGGGGCCGAGATTTTGGTGGACCGGGTGCGCTCGGCCATCGCGCCGGGCAAGTGCGACGCCGACCAGTGGCTGGGAGTCATGGCCGAGGCCCACCGGCAGGGGCTCATGACCACGGCCACCATGATGTTCGGCAGCCTGGACACGGTTCAAGACCGGGTGGAGCATATGCGCCGCCTGCGCGAGTTGCAGGAGCAAAGCCTGTCTTTGGGCAAGGGCTCCTTCACCGCCTTCATCCCCTGGACCTTCCAACCGGCCAACACCGCCCTGAGCCACCTGCCCCCGGCCACGGCGGTGGACTACCTGCGCACCCTGGCGGTGAGCCGCCTGTTCCTGGACAACTTCCCCCACGTGCAGGCCTCCTGGGTCACCCAGGGGGCGGGCATCGCCCAGACCGCCCTGGTATTCGGGGCCGACGACCTGGGCTCCACCATGATCGAGGAAAACGTGGTGGCCGCCGCCGGGGTCAGCTTCCGCCTGCCCCGGGAAGAACTGGTGCGCCTGGCCAACGACATCGGTTTTGCCGCCCGCCAGCGCGACGTGTTCTACAACCCCGTCTAG
- a CDS encoding amidohydrolase family protein, protein MTYPSTAYTARWVWCAPGDLRPGAAVTLQDGWITEVAARPPRGARVVDLGEGLLLPGLVNAHTHLELSGLAGLMPPQGDFVVWLESMVNLRPVQLRQNGPEATLAAVEYLAQSGTALVGDVTNTGKAAQALGSAGVSAVSFYEALGAAKAEPPEAQASWQGALLLASAVAAHAPYSIPTARLAALKAKAGAMPFAIHLAESRAEVEFLAGRGSEGRRLEEFLRDRGLRREDLDLAAATPLGQLQAADALDHRTLLVHGVQLTLDEIEQVAVAQASLCVCPRSNLGLTGGLAPVEALLAAGVNLALGTDSLASAPSLSLWEEMAALLAAKPGLDPEAVLTMATQGGARALGQAGRFGVLDPGAAGPLAFVPLAGVSQSEVIEAVVRGEHAGAPRGVGRDDGGKKKEEGR, encoded by the coding sequence ATGACTTACCCGAGCACGGCATACACCGCCCGTTGGGTCTGGTGCGCTCCCGGCGATCTGCGCCCCGGCGCGGCGGTGACGCTGCAAGACGGCTGGATCACGGAAGTGGCGGCGCGCCCGCCCCGTGGCGCGCGGGTGGTGGACCTGGGCGAGGGCCTGCTGCTGCCCGGCCTGGTCAACGCCCATACCCATTTAGAGCTATCCGGCCTGGCCGGGCTAATGCCACCCCAAGGCGACTTCGTGGTCTGGCTGGAAAGCATGGTCAACCTGCGCCCGGTCCAGCTCAGGCAAAACGGTCCCGAAGCCACCTTGGCGGCGGTGGAATATCTGGCCCAAAGCGGCACCGCCCTGGTGGGCGACGTGACCAACACCGGCAAGGCGGCCCAGGCGCTGGGCAGCGCCGGGGTCAGCGCGGTGAGCTTTTACGAGGCCCTGGGCGCGGCCAAGGCCGAGCCGCCCGAGGCCCAGGCCTCCTGGCAGGGCGCGCTGCTCCTGGCCTCGGCCGTAGCCGCCCATGCCCCCTATTCCATCCCCACCGCCCGTCTGGCCGCGCTCAAGGCCAAGGCCGGGGCCATGCCCTTTGCCATCCACCTGGCTGAATCACGGGCCGAGGTGGAGTTCCTGGCCGGGCGAGGCAGCGAAGGCCGGCGCCTGGAGGAATTTCTGCGGGATCGGGGCCTGCGCCGCGAGGATCTGGACCTGGCCGCCGCCACCCCCCTGGGCCAGCTTCAGGCCGCCGACGCCCTGGACCACCGCACTCTGCTGGTGCATGGCGTGCAGCTCACCTTGGACGAGATCGAACAGGTGGCCGTGGCCCAGGCCAGCTTGTGCGTGTGCCCCCGCTCCAACCTGGGGCTCACCGGCGGCCTGGCCCCGGTGGAGGCGTTGCTGGCCGCCGGGGTCAACCTGGCCCTGGGCACCGACTCCCTGGCCTCCGCCCCCAGCCTTAGCCTGTGGGAAGAGATGGCCGCCCTACTGGCCGCCAAGCCGGGCTTGGACCCGGAGGCGGTGCTGACCATGGCCACCCAAGGCGGAGCCCGGGCCCTGGGTCAGGCGGGACGGTTCGGGGTGCTGGACCCCGGCGCGGCCGGGCCCCTGGCCTTCGTGCCCTTGGCTGGAGTAAGTCAGAGCGAGGTGATCGAGGCGGTGGTGCGCGGCGAGCACGCCGGTGCGCCGCGCGGCGTGGGGCGCGATGATGGCGGGAAGAAGAAAGAAGAAGGCAGGTAA
- the lepB gene encoding signal peptidase I produces MFIRRRSEKKKKSIIREYLEALIWAVVLALIIRTWGVQAFKIPSGSMIPTLLIGDHLLVSKSSYGIKLPFSDTVIIPIGDPERGDIVVFLYPEDRDKDFIKRIIGLPGDVVEVRDKTVYINGKKLEDHWGKYTDAMVLPSGAQTRDNFGPVRVPPDQYFVMGDNRDQSYDSRFWFGGRGGFVPRKDILGKAFIIYWSWTDHGFGVRWDRIGKILH; encoded by the coding sequence GTGTTCATTCGCCGCCGCTCGGAAAAAAAGAAAAAGTCGATAATCCGCGAGTACCTGGAGGCCCTGATCTGGGCCGTGGTGCTGGCCTTGATTATCCGCACCTGGGGGGTGCAGGCCTTCAAGATCCCCTCCGGCTCCATGATCCCCACCCTGCTCATCGGCGATCATTTGCTGGTAAGCAAATCCTCCTACGGCATCAAGCTGCCCTTCAGCGACACGGTGATAATTCCCATCGGCGATCCCGAGCGGGGCGACATCGTGGTGTTTCTCTACCCCGAGGACCGCGACAAGGACTTCATCAAGCGCATCATAGGTCTGCCCGGCGACGTCGTGGAGGTGCGCGACAAGACCGTGTATATCAACGGCAAAAAGCTCGAAGATCATTGGGGCAAATACACCGACGCGATGGTCCTGCCCAGCGGGGCGCAAACCAGGGACAACTTCGGCCCGGTGAGGGTGCCCCCGGACCAGTACTTCGTGATGGGCGACAACCGGGATCAGTCCTATGACTCGCGCTTCTGGTTCGGCGGGCGCGGCGGGTTCGTGCCCCGCAAGGACATTCTGGGCAAGGCCTTTATCATCTATTGGTCCTGGACCGACCATGGCTTTGGGGTGCGCTGGGACAGGATAGGTAAGATTCTGCATTAA
- a CDS encoding HAD family hydrolase, with amino-acid sequence MSTHKLPTPPGDLKAVVFDLDGVLFDSLPANIAFYNHILVHLGREPVAERFAEIIHREAMPGSLEALVGRGEDYDRAMAYWPTMDSTPFMKLLRLYPGARETIARLRQRWRTAVATNRTATARSSLAHFDLLELFDLVANPDSAGRAKPHPAMMLQVLGHFGLDPEQVVYVGDSTTDEGLCQATGVRLVAFGNRELEAWAHLDDLRDLPGLLGMQPKS; translated from the coding sequence ATGAGCACACACAAGCTACCCACTCCGCCCGGCGATCTCAAAGCGGTGGTGTTCGATCTGGACGGGGTTCTGTTCGATTCCCTGCCGGCCAACATCGCCTTTTACAACCACATCCTCGTGCATCTGGGCCGCGAGCCCGTGGCCGAGCGATTCGCCGAGATCATCCACCGCGAGGCCATGCCCGGCTCGCTGGAGGCCTTGGTGGGGCGGGGCGAGGACTATGACCGGGCCATGGCCTACTGGCCCACCATGGACTCGACTCCGTTCATGAAGCTGCTCCGGCTCTATCCCGGCGCGCGCGAGACCATTGCCCGCCTGCGCCAGCGCTGGCGCACCGCCGTGGCCACCAACCGCACCGCCACCGCACGCTCCAGCCTGGCCCATTTCGACCTGTTGGAGCTTTTTGACCTGGTGGCCAACCCCGACAGCGCCGGCCGGGCCAAGCCCCATCCGGCCATGATGCTCCAGGTGCTGGGTCACTTCGGCCTGGACCCCGAGCAGGTGGTCTACGTGGGCGACAGCACCACCGACGAGGGCCTGTGCCAGGCCACCGGGGTGCGCCTGGTGGCCTTTGGCAACCGCGAGCTGGAGGCCTGGGCTCACTTGGACGACCTGCGGGATTTGCCCGGCCTGCTGGGCATGCAGCCGAAAAGTTAA